TAACAGTAAGTGGAGGAACATCTTATCAGTGGGATACAACAGTTAGCGGATTGAGTTGCTATGATTGTGAAAATCCTATGGTTACACCACAAGGCACTACTGATTATTATGTGGAGGTATTCAACCAGTTCAATTGCAGTGTTCAAAAGGAAGTAAATGTAGTCGTAAATGATAATCCATTTGTTAATATTGAAAGTGGTGCAACTATTTGTGCAGGAGAAGTATTTGCTCCTACGGTTGACTTTTCTTCAGATATAACCTCATGGAACTGGAATCCGAATGATTACATGAGTGGAAACGGAATTGCAAATACTGAATTATTCCCGGAGGTTCCGACACTATTTATAATAGAAGTTGAAAATGAAAATAATTGTACATCTTCAGATAGTGTTTTCGTTGATGTAATAAATAACATAGCCACAAATTCAGTTAATTCGCATGCTGTATGTGAAAAAGATATAGTTGAGTTAGAGGTTACATTGCTACAATATTCAGATTTGTCTGAAGTGACTTTTACATGGGTTGATGCAGATGGGCAAATAATTAGCAATAATGAGAGTCTTACGGTTTTAGCAGACTATGATAAAGAATATACATTAATTGTTGAAGGTGGAGCTTGCGTACCTGATACAGTTATGTATGAAGTAATTGCAAACCCGTTACCTTATGTAAGCGCTGGTGAAGACAGACATGTTGTTTCCGGAACTCAAATCACATTAGACGCTACTTCAGACTCAGAAAATGTAAGTATTGGCTGGTCTGACGGAGTTTTCTGGTCATGTGAGGATTGTAATGGAGAGTGGGTGACTGTTGATGTGCAAACTACTTATACCACAACGGCCGTAAATGAATTTGGATGTATATCTCAGGATAGCAAAACCATTAAAGTTATTGAAAATTGCGGAGCTGATATCTTCATTCCAAATACGTTCACTCCTGATGGAAATGAAATAAATGATAAGTTATATGTGCGAAGTTTAGCTGTTGAAGAAATTAAATTCTTTAGAATTTATGACCGCTGGGGAAGACTTGTTTTCGAAACAAAAGATTTGAATCAGGGATGGGATGGTCGCTTCAATGGACAGATGATGAATACAGGAGTTTATGTTTTTCAGCTTGAAGCACTTTGTACAAATGGAATTATAATTCAAAAAGAAGGTAATGTTACCTTACTCAGGTAACTCAAGATACTATTTTGGTTGATAGTAGTTTTGGTTAAGTAAGGCAGGCTTGAAATTTCAAGCCTGCTTTTCTTCTTTTTGAACTTTTTTTAAGCATATAAAGTTAAAGGTGTTATGAAAATTGCCCAAAGCATATCTGTGTTGTTTTTGGCCTTTATGTTGATTTTTTCAACTACGGGTTTAGCAATTTATACGCATTATTGTAATGCAAAAAATACCGCTACTGCCAATTTATTTCAGGAAGCTAAATGTTGCGGTACCTCTCATAGTCAGCATAAAGCAATTAGTTGCTGTTCTGAATCCGAAACACATGACTCTACAGAAAATATAAGTAATCAACAATGCTGCGAACACAATCTAAACTTCGTAAAAGTTGATTCAGAGTTTTTGATTACTAAAAAATCACATTTATCTTCAGATGATATGCCGATTAAATTCGGTTTTGTTTTAAATATTCTTTCCGAGAACAAGCATTCAGAGAAAAATATTTCTACCACTTACCATGGACCTCTGCTATACGTCAACAGCAGGGATATTTTACAATTAACTTCAGTTCTGCTTATTTGATAAAGTATTTATAAGTTAAAGTACTGTGTAGTAATCTTTTTTATGTAAAGGAAAACACTACAGGTAATTAAGCTATTTAAATGCATTTTATTAAATTTAATATTTTGATACGCTAGATAAGCGTGTTAATCATAAAAACAGAAAATGAAGACGTATAAATATTTATTAATTTTTTTAGCAACCATTGTAACCCTGGAGGTGAGTAGTCAGCAGATTACGGGTAATATAAAAGTGGTTGATGCCGGAGAGCAGTCCCCGGCAACCGGTGCAAATATTTTTTTACCGGATTTAAGCAGAGGAACAGCAGCTGATGATGAGGGTAATTTTAAATTAGAGTTACCAAAAACCTCTGTTCCCGAATTTTTTATCGTAAGTTTTATCGGTTTTGAAAACGATACTTTTGCATTGGAAAAAGATAAATTTTACGAGATTTTATTGGATAAATCTACTTCCATTGCTGAGGTTACCGTCAGAACGAGCACTCCACCTACTTTTACGGCAGTATACAGACCAATTAACAGAGTAACAATCAGCGAAAGGGAGTTGCAAAAAGCAGCTTGTTGCAATTTGGCTGAAAGTTTTGAGACCAATCCAACAGTAGATATCAGCTACAGTGATGCAGTTTCTGGAGCACGCAAAATTCAAATGTTAGGTTTGGATGGGAAGTATGTTCAGATTGGTTTTGAAAATATTCCTATAGGAGACGGGCTTAACTATACTTATGGTTTAACACATATACCCGGTCCCTGGTTGGATAATATTCACATTACCAAAGGGGCGGGCTCGGTTTATCATGGATTTAATGCCATGACCGGTCAGATTATGCTGGATTTTAAAAGACCTGAGCGAGTAGAAGACCCTTTATACTTTAATGCGTATGTAGATCATTCCAGCAGAACAGAAGCGAATGTCTTGCTACACCGTAACTTTGGACATAAATGGTCCGGTTTGGTTTTGTTTCATGGAAATTACAATTTTCTGAGAATGGACATGAATGGAAACAACTTCATGGATATGCCTTTAAACAGACAGCTTAATATAATGAATCGCTGGACTTATGATTCACATGACAGGATTTTATGGCAATTTGGTGTTTCCGGTGTAATTGAAGACAGACAGGGTGGAGAGATGGACTTTAGAAAAGATGAACATCTTGGAACAGATGAATATTATGGTATTGTAATCGATCACCAAAAATATAGTGCATTTTCCAAATTGGCTTATTTATTTCCGGAGAAACCTTATAAAAGCATAGGCTGGATTGCCCGGGCAAATTATTTGAAGCAGAATTCGGTTTTTGGATTAAAAGAGCATAATGGTGAGCAGATAAGTCTGTATCAAAATTTAGTCTA
The Chitinophagaceae bacterium genome window above contains:
- a CDS encoding TonB-dependent receptor, which produces MKTYKYLLIFLATIVTLEVSSQQITGNIKVVDAGEQSPATGANIFLPDLSRGTAADDEGNFKLELPKTSVPEFFIVSFIGFENDTFALEKDKFYEILLDKSTSIAEVTVRTSTPPTFTAVYRPINRVTISERELQKAACCNLAESFETNPTVDISYSDAVSGARKIQMLGLDGKYVQIGFENIPIGDGLNYTYGLTHIPGPWLDNIHITKGAGSVYHGFNAMTGQIMLDFKRPERVEDPLYFNAYVDHSSRTEANVLLHRNFGHKWSGLVLFHGNYNFLRMDMNGNNFMDMPLNRQLNIMNRWTYDSHDRILWQFGVSGVIEDRQGGEMDFRKDEHLGTDEYYGIVIDHQKYSAFSKLAYLFPEKPYKSIGWIARANYLKQNSVFGLKEHNGEQISLYQNLVYQSIISNTNHVIRTGTSLQADFYNESYADRLNENEFEYDNSYIIPGVFAEYTYTFLDQFSLVAGLRADYFEQQGIKPTPRIHLRYQPLERTTIRLSAGTGWRIPYFIPENLNFMATSKIIELPGVLRPEESRNYGISLHQSFNMLERPAYFSVDFYRTDFDFRWLTNWDEDPDKLVFTPLENASYANSFQAELFFEPIENLELKIAYKWDDVKVKLDDSYVAETFVPKHQGLFNLSYSTAFDRWQFDFTTKLNGSMRLPDWDEESDVAAYQNYSPVFTTFNSQITHRLRKLDIYVGAENIGNFKQKDPVIGYEEPFGKDFDATQVWGPVFGAKIYAGIRLTL